The following coding sequences lie in one Arachis hypogaea cultivar Tifrunner chromosome 9, arahy.Tifrunner.gnm2.J5K5, whole genome shotgun sequence genomic window:
- the LOC112710079 gene encoding dof zinc finger protein DOF3.1, with the protein MQDPTTVFQIQQALLKQPHFPEQEQQLKCPRCESTNTKFCYYNNYNLSQPRHYCKNCRRYWTKGGALRNIPVGGGTRKTHKRSSSSSSSSTSNSSIKRPSSSSSSQQANSITTNSNNSVICSGSDSTRTCTDPVGQDQRVLNIGGSFSSLLGTDGPFGGILEGVNSNGSELKIGEFGGGIGNVGSGLVANPNSGRNPGLDIQNNGDSSYWNNGGGHGWSDLAIYTPGSSFQ; encoded by the coding sequence ATGCAAGATCCAACAACAGTATTCCAAATCCAACAAGCCTTGTTGAAACAACCACACTTCCCagaacaagaacaacaactaAAGTGTCCAAGGTGTGAATCCACAAACACCAAGTTCTGTTACTACAACAACTACAACCTCTCTCAGCCACGCCATTACTGCAAGAATTGCAGAAGGTATTGGACCAAAGGTGGCGCCTTGAGGAACATACCCGTTGGTGGTGGAACCAGAAAGACCCACAAacgttcttcttcatcttcttcatcttccaCTTCAAATTCATCCATCAAACgcccttcatcatcatcatcatcacaacaAGCCAATTCTATTACTACTAATAGTAATAATAGCGTTATTTGTTCCGGGTCTGATTCGACCCGGACTTGCACCGACCCGGTTGGTCAAGATCAGAGGGTGTTGAACATTGGTGGTAGCTTTAGTTCACTATTGGGAACAGATGGACCTTTTGGGGGGATTTTAGAGGGTGTAAATTCAAATGGGTCAGAGCTGAAAATTGGTGAATTTGGTGGTGGGATTGGGAATGTGGGTTCTGGATTGGTCGCGAATCCGAATTCAGGTCGAAACCCGGGTTTGGATATTCAGAATAATGGTGATTCAAGCTATTGGAATAATGGTGGTGGTCATGGTTGGTCTGATCTTGCAATATACACACCTGGGTCAAGCTTTCAGTAG
- the LOC112710081 gene encoding serine/threonine protein phosphatase 2A 55 kDa regulatory subunit B beta isoform isoform X1 produces the protein MNGGDDKVAAPAGPPQPLEWKFSQVFGERAAGEEVQEVDIISAIEFDKSGDHLATGDRGGRVVLFERTDSKDNGVPRRDLERMDNSLTRHPEFRYKTEFQSHEPEFDYLKSLEIEEKINKIKWCQTANGALFLLSTNDKTIKFWKVQEKKIKKISDMNVDHLKAVGNVSSSSNSSSSIPYLANGGLSIPPGGIPSLKLPVVVTSNETSLMARCRRVYAHAHDYHINSISNNSDGETFISADDLRINLWNLEISNQSFNIVDVKPANMEDLTEVITSAEFHPTHCNTLAYSSSKGSIRLVDLRQSALCDSHTKIFEEHEAPGSRSFFTEIIASISDIKFAKDGRYILSRDYMTLKLWDINMDSGPVATFQVHEYLRPKLCDLYENDSIFDKFECCLSGDGLRVSTGSYSNLFRVFGCAPGSAEATTLEASKNPMRRQVPTPSRPSRSLGTSITRVVRRGADGVDANGNSFDFTTKLLHLAWHPTENSIACAAANSLYMYYA, from the exons ATGAACGGTGGTGATGATAAGGTTGCAGCTCCGGCGGGTCCACCGCAACCGCTGGAGTGGAAATTCTCGCAGGTGTTCGGCGAACGTGCGGCCGGTGAAGAAGTTCAGGAAG TGGACATAATTTCTGCTATTGAATTTGACAAGTCCGGTGATCATCTAGCTACTGGTGATCGTGGTGGTCGAGTAGTTCTTTTTGAGAGGACAGATTCAAAAGAT AATGGTGTACCACGAAGGGATTTGGAGAGGATGGACAATTCTCTTACTAGGCATCCTGAGTTTCGTTATAAAACAGAGTTTCAGAGTCATGAGCCTGAG TTTGACTATCTTAAGAGCTTGGAAATAGAAGAGAAAATCAACAAAATCAAATGGTGCCAAACAGCTAATGGTGCTCTGTTCCTTCTATCTACAAATGATAAAACCATCAAATTTTGGAAG GTTCAAGAAAAGAAGATCAAGAAAATTTCTGACATGAATGTTGACCATTTGAAAGCAGTGGGAAATGTCTCTAGTTCAAGTAATTCCAGTAGCTCCATTCCTTACCTTGCAAATGGAGGCTTATCAATTCCACCAGGAGGCATACCTTCACTAAAATTACCTGTGGTA GTAACCAGCAATGAGACCAGTCTGATGGCTCGATGTCGTAGAGTGTATGCCCATGCGCATGATTATCACATCAATTCTATTTCAAATAACAG tGACGGTGAAACTTTCATATCGGCTGATGATTTGCGAATAAACCTTTGGAACCTGGAAATTAGCAATCAAAGTTTCAATATTGTTGATGTAAAGCCTGCAAATATGGAGGATCTGACTG AGGTTATAACGTCGGCAGAATTTCACCCCACTCATTGCAACACACTGGCATATAGTAGTTCAAAAGGTTCAATTCGTCTTGTTGACTTGCGGCAGTCAGCGCTCTGTGATTCTCACACCAAAAT ATTTGAGGAGCACGAGGCCCCTGGCTCCAGATCATTTTTCACAGAGATTATAGCTTCTATCTCAGACATAAAATTTGCAAAGGATGGAAGATATATACTTAGTCGTGATTACATGACCCTAAAG TTATGGGACATCAACATGGATTCTGGTCCAGTTGCTACATTCCAGGTTCATGAGTATTTAAGACCAAAG CTTTGTGATTTATATGAAAACGATTCAATTTTTGACAAGTTTGAGTGTTGTCTGAGTGGTGATGGATTGCGTGTTTCAACGGGTTCCTACAG TAATTTATTCCGTGTGTTTGGTTGTGCCCCCGGTAGTGCTGAGGCTACAACTTTGGAAGCCAGTAAAAATCCAATGAG ACGGCAAGTTCCAACCCCTTCAAGGCCTTCCAGATCACTGGGAACTAGTATAACACGAGTTGTAAGACGCG GAGCTGATGGAGTTGATGCAAATGGCAATTCTTTTGATTTCACAACAAAGTTGCTACACTTAGCGTGGCACCCAACTGAAAATTCAATTGCTTGTGCTGCTGCAAATAGCTTATACATGTACTATGCTTAA
- the LOC112710081 gene encoding serine/threonine protein phosphatase 2A 55 kDa regulatory subunit B beta isoform isoform X2 yields MNGGDDKVAAPAGPPQPLEWKFSQVFGERAAGEEVQEVDIISAIEFDKSGDHLATGDRGGRVVLFERTDSKDNGVPRRDLERMDNSLTRHPEFRYKTEFQSHEPEFDYLKSLEIEEKINKIKWCQTANGALFLLSTNDKTIKFWKVQEKKIKKISDMNVDHLKAVGNVSSSSNSSSSIPYLANGGLSIPPGGIPSLKLPVVTSNETSLMARCRRVYAHAHDYHINSISNNSDGETFISADDLRINLWNLEISNQSFNIVDVKPANMEDLTEVITSAEFHPTHCNTLAYSSSKGSIRLVDLRQSALCDSHTKIFEEHEAPGSRSFFTEIIASISDIKFAKDGRYILSRDYMTLKLWDINMDSGPVATFQVHEYLRPKLCDLYENDSIFDKFECCLSGDGLRVSTGSYSNLFRVFGCAPGSAEATTLEASKNPMRRQVPTPSRPSRSLGTSITRVVRRGADGVDANGNSFDFTTKLLHLAWHPTENSIACAAANSLYMYYA; encoded by the exons ATGAACGGTGGTGATGATAAGGTTGCAGCTCCGGCGGGTCCACCGCAACCGCTGGAGTGGAAATTCTCGCAGGTGTTCGGCGAACGTGCGGCCGGTGAAGAAGTTCAGGAAG TGGACATAATTTCTGCTATTGAATTTGACAAGTCCGGTGATCATCTAGCTACTGGTGATCGTGGTGGTCGAGTAGTTCTTTTTGAGAGGACAGATTCAAAAGAT AATGGTGTACCACGAAGGGATTTGGAGAGGATGGACAATTCTCTTACTAGGCATCCTGAGTTTCGTTATAAAACAGAGTTTCAGAGTCATGAGCCTGAG TTTGACTATCTTAAGAGCTTGGAAATAGAAGAGAAAATCAACAAAATCAAATGGTGCCAAACAGCTAATGGTGCTCTGTTCCTTCTATCTACAAATGATAAAACCATCAAATTTTGGAAG GTTCAAGAAAAGAAGATCAAGAAAATTTCTGACATGAATGTTGACCATTTGAAAGCAGTGGGAAATGTCTCTAGTTCAAGTAATTCCAGTAGCTCCATTCCTTACCTTGCAAATGGAGGCTTATCAATTCCACCAGGAGGCATACCTTCACTAAAATTACCTGTG GTAACCAGCAATGAGACCAGTCTGATGGCTCGATGTCGTAGAGTGTATGCCCATGCGCATGATTATCACATCAATTCTATTTCAAATAACAG tGACGGTGAAACTTTCATATCGGCTGATGATTTGCGAATAAACCTTTGGAACCTGGAAATTAGCAATCAAAGTTTCAATATTGTTGATGTAAAGCCTGCAAATATGGAGGATCTGACTG AGGTTATAACGTCGGCAGAATTTCACCCCACTCATTGCAACACACTGGCATATAGTAGTTCAAAAGGTTCAATTCGTCTTGTTGACTTGCGGCAGTCAGCGCTCTGTGATTCTCACACCAAAAT ATTTGAGGAGCACGAGGCCCCTGGCTCCAGATCATTTTTCACAGAGATTATAGCTTCTATCTCAGACATAAAATTTGCAAAGGATGGAAGATATATACTTAGTCGTGATTACATGACCCTAAAG TTATGGGACATCAACATGGATTCTGGTCCAGTTGCTACATTCCAGGTTCATGAGTATTTAAGACCAAAG CTTTGTGATTTATATGAAAACGATTCAATTTTTGACAAGTTTGAGTGTTGTCTGAGTGGTGATGGATTGCGTGTTTCAACGGGTTCCTACAG TAATTTATTCCGTGTGTTTGGTTGTGCCCCCGGTAGTGCTGAGGCTACAACTTTGGAAGCCAGTAAAAATCCAATGAG ACGGCAAGTTCCAACCCCTTCAAGGCCTTCCAGATCACTGGGAACTAGTATAACACGAGTTGTAAGACGCG GAGCTGATGGAGTTGATGCAAATGGCAATTCTTTTGATTTCACAACAAAGTTGCTACACTTAGCGTGGCACCCAACTGAAAATTCAATTGCTTGTGCTGCTGCAAATAGCTTATACATGTACTATGCTTAA